Proteins encoded within one genomic window of Bacillota bacterium:
- the ybaK gene encoding Cys-tRNA(Pro) deacylase — MAQAVKTNAMRILEKAKIDYSVFTYDSDEFLDGVTVAGMVNKPVETVFKTLLTVGAGNNVYVFVIPVAATLDMKAAARAVSEKSVSMLPVAKITAVSGYIKGGCSPIGMKKQYATVIDESARDLKLITFSAGKRGMQLETSPEDLAKVVGATFTAVIEKD, encoded by the coding sequence ATGGCACAGGCAGTAAAAACAAATGCGATGAGAATTTTAGAAAAAGCTAAAATCGATTATTCTGTATTTACATACGATTCTGATGAATTTTTAGACGGCGTAACGGTTGCAGGAATGGTAAATAAACCTGTTGAAACTGTATTCAAAACGCTTTTAACAGTTGGCGCCGGCAACAATGTGTATGTTTTTGTTATCCCTGTCGCGGCGACACTTGACATGAAAGCCGCCGCTCGTGCGGTTTCTGAAAAATCTGTTTCCATGCTGCCTGTTGCAAAAATTACTGCTGTCAGTGGGTACATCAAAGGAGGCTGTTCTCCAATTGGAATGAAAAAACAGTATGCTACTGTTATTGATGAATCCGCGCGTGACTTGAAACTTATTACATTCAGCGCCGGAAAACGAGGTATGCAGCTTGAAACATCGCCTGAGGATCTTGCAAAAGTCGTAGGTGCAACTTTTACAGCTGTAATAGAAAAGGATTGA